TGGCTCATCCCGACCCGCAGCCTTACGACCTGGAACTGAAGGCTGTCGATACTTGCCAGCCCGATGACGTGCTGATTGCCGCAGCCGGTGGTTCGATGCGTTCCGGCTTGTGGGGCGAACTCCTGTCGACCGCTGCCCGCCGGAGCGGTTGCGTGGGAACGATCGTCGACGGAGCCGTGCGCGATGTGAACAAGATGAGCGCAATGGGCTTTCCGATCTGGGCCCGCGGCACGTGCCTGTACGATAGCAAGGACCGGAATCGCGTCATCGATATCGATGTGCCGGTCGAAATTGACGGCGTTCGTTTTTCGCCCGGCGATCTGGTCGTGGCCGATATCGACGGCATTGTCGTCGTGCCGCGCGAGATTGAAGACAAGGTCGTGCAATATGCGTGGAATAAAGTGAACGACGAAAACGTCGTTCGCCAGGCAATTGCCGACGGCATGACCGCCACGGCTGCCTTTCAAAAGTATGGCGTGCTGTAATTCACCGCGCCCGTTTTTGCGGTTGGCGCTCGAAAGTCATCTTCCCTCATTTGTCCCGATTTTTTTCGAAACACTTCGTACAGACGAGCGTTATCTCTCCGAATCACTTCCTCCGGAGATTCGCCATGAACACGTTCGACTCGCGTGCCACGCGCTTCACCCTCACGCTCTTGTGCGTTGCAGCTACGGCTATCAGTACCATTGCTGAAGAGACCGAAGAACGTAAGCTTCGCCCGGTCAAACCACGGGCAAAGGAATCCATTCCCGATCGCTATGCCGCTCGAGCCGAAGCCATATGGCAGGCCCGTAGCAAAGTGAACGAAAAGGGAAATGCCACGGAATTTGCCGGTCGCTGGCGCATGAAACTGCCGGCAGGCTTCGAGTACGACGTGCTCCTTTCAATGCGAGATGATGGCCTGCTCGAGCTGAGTTCCCCTGGGCATGCGCTCAATTCACTGGGAGACTTCGCCTGTATCGACAATCAGTTAAGACTCGTGAAACCTCGTCACGACCATGTCGCCGACTTCGTCTGGCGCTATCGCGACGGCCTCTTCGAACTGATTCGAGAAGACCATGGCCACGGCGCGAACTATCGCGGCGCAACAATGACGCGGCTGAAGTAACCGAGCT
Above is a window of Anatilimnocola aggregata DNA encoding:
- a CDS encoding RraA family protein, whose protein sequence is MPAPNDQPITLALMRQVFYSAVVCDALDAMGYPHQSPRVQLKPLTTTGVLIGRCKTTLWADMAHPDPQPYDLELKAVDTCQPDDVLIAAAGGSMRSGLWGELLSTAARRSGCVGTIVDGAVRDVNKMSAMGFPIWARGTCLYDSKDRNRVIDIDVPVEIDGVRFSPGDLVVADIDGIVVVPREIEDKVVQYAWNKVNDENVVRQAIADGMTATAAFQKYGVL